Proteins encoded within one genomic window of Arachis ipaensis cultivar K30076 chromosome B08, Araip1.1, whole genome shotgun sequence:
- the LOC107611504 gene encoding uncharacterized protein LOC107611504 — translation MGFGSRWRSWVMECVTTASMSFLINDSPSKPFKMGKGLRQGDLLSPFLFVLVVDVLHRMVGETIRNMRIFSLMVGRDRVELSHLQFIDDTILFCPSEDETMKNYKRLLRWFELMFGLSINFDKSSLIPINCDEQLVQRMCSLWGCKSGTLPMRYLRVPLGANPRLLKTWKPVIDKV, via the coding sequence ATGGGGTTTGGAAGCAGGTGGAGGTCatgggttatggagtgtgtaACCACAGCTTCTATGTCGTTCTTGATAAATGACTCGCCGTCTAAACCATTCAAAATGGGAAAGGGTTTGAGACAAGGAGACCTCCTCTCTCCTTTCTTGTTTGTGCTGGTTGTGGATGTCCTGCATAGGATGGTTGGGGAGACAATCAGGAACATGCGTATTTTTTCATTGATGGTTGGTAGAGACAGGGTGGAGCTTTCGCACCTTCAGTTTATTGATGACACCATTCTGTTTTGCCCGTCGGAAGATGAGACCATGAAGAACTACAAGCGGCTACTACGGTGGTTTGAGTTGATGTTCGGGCTcagtattaattttgataagtccAGTCTAATTCCAATCAATTGTGATGAGCAATTGGTTCAACGTATGTGTAGCTTGTGGGGTTGTAAGTCAGGTACTCTCCCAATGAGATACCTTCGGGTCCCCTTAGGAGCAAACCCAAGACTGCTAAAGACTTGGAAGCCTGTAATCGACAAGGTATAG
- the LOC107613036 gene encoding LOW QUALITY PROTEIN: SURP and G-patch domain-containing protein 1-like protein (The sequence of the model RefSeq protein was modified relative to this genomic sequence to represent the inferred CDS: substituted 2 bases at 2 genomic stop codons) yields MDKGPPPALFVNDGSFMEKFKQLQQEQEKEKNNKLSEPKPIKVVSGSLAPKTSISRVNDTRKTSQAGSSGKLAFSLKQKSKLVPPPVKLADDEEEETDAGDFSNAVQAKRQKVDQEDGTAQPSRQFDVAPPTPSDPMVKKVADKLASFVAKNGRQFEDVTRQKNPGDTPFKFLFDPRCSDYKYYEYQLAQEEKALAQSREPQANHNVISSGGTGSSSSRPTNGSQRSSQQHSTYQIPASALYESAEISRASXXXXXXXXXXXFXIACNCISVADEPSGSSNADSLALMEFYMKKAAHEEKLRQPKQSKDEMPPPASLQASNKKGHHMGDYIPQEELEKFLASCNDAAAQKAAKEAAERAKIQADNVGHKLLSKMGWKEGEGLGGSRKGIADPIMAGNVKKDNLGVGAIQPGEVTPDDDIYEQYKKRMMLGYRHRPNPLNNPRKAYY; encoded by the exons ATGGACAAGGGACCACCACCTGCCCTCTTTGTTAATGATGGTTCATTCATGGAGAAGTTCAAGCAACTCCAGCAAGAgcaggagaaggagaagaataaCAAACTATCCGAGCCTAAACCAATTAAAGTTGTTTCAGGATCTTTGGCTCCTAAAACCTCCATTAGTAGGGTTAATGATACACGGAAAACTTCTCAGGCTGGTTCCAGTGGCAAACTTGCTTTCAGTCTAAAACAAAAGTCAAAGCTGGTTCCACCGCCTGTTAAGTTAgctgatgatgaagaagaagaaacagatgCTGGGGATTTTTCAAATGCTGTACAGGCAAAACGCCAAAAAGTTGATCAGGAGGATGGCACTGCACAGCCATCAAGGCAATTTGATGTTG CACCCCCAACCCCAAGTGATCCAATGGTGAAGAAAGTTGCTGACAAATTAGCAAGTTTTGTGGCTAAAAATGGAAGACAATTTGAGGACGTTACACGCCAAAAGAATCCTGGGGATACCCCTTTCAA ATTTTTATTTGATCCAAGATGTTCTGACTATAAATATTATGAATATCAACTTGCTCAAGAGGAAAAGGCCCTTGCACAGTCCAGGGAACCACAAGCAAATCATAATG TTATATCCTCAGGAGGTACAGGCAGTTCATCGTCTAGACCAACAAATGGCTCTCAGAGATCATCTCAGCAGCATTCAACCTACCAAATCCCTGCTTCTGCTTTATATGAAAGTGCTGAAATATCAAGGGCTTCNNNNNNNNNNNNNNNNNNNNNNNNNNNNNNNTAGTTTTGAAT TGCATGCAATTGTATTTCTGTTGCAGATGAGCCTAGTGGATCATCAAATGCTGATTCTTTAGCACTAATGGAGTTCTACATGAAGAAAGCTGCACATGAAGAGAAGTTGCGACAACCTAAGCAGTCAAAGGATGAGATGCCCCCTCCTGCTTCTCTTCAAG CTTCTAATAAAAAAGGCCATCATATGGGTGATTACATTCCGCAAGAAGAGCTTGAGAAGTTCTTGGCTAGCTGTAATGATGCAGCTGCACAGAAAGCTGCAAAGGAGGCTGCAGAGAGGGCAAAAATCCAGGCTGATAATGTGGGCCACAAGCTTTTATCAAAAATGGGTTGGAAAGAAG GTGAGGGTCTAGGTGGTTCCAGGAAGGGTATTGCAGATCCTATAATGGCAGGCAATGTTAAGAAAGATAACTTGGGAGTAGGTGCTATCCAACCTGGGGAGGTGACTCCGGACGATGACATATATGAGCAGTACAAAAAGCGGATGATGCTTGGCTACCGCCATAGACCCAATCCTCTG AACAATCCTCGGAAGGCTTATTATTGA